From Roseburia hominis, the proteins below share one genomic window:
- a CDS encoding AAA family ATPase — MGFYLNSMAAYTLYENESKKPYFVDKSHMLKELFPLISEGNNYICLTRPRRFGKTIMANMIASFFSKACDSKTLFDRLAVADAEEYECYRNKYNVVHISFNDVPRDCSSYEQYIERIEKRLGKDLIKEFPDVEFDSEDALWDMFMTLYMEHPKIQFIFVMDEWDFIFHQDFVTDTDKKAYLAFLRSLLKDRPYVRLAYMTGILPISKYSSGSELNMFVEYTMAKSRMFGGYFGFSDSEVDMLYERYCKVHDSSFLVSREALKQWYDGYATPSGIRLYNPRSVVLALSNNSLDNYWTSSGPYDEIFYYIRNNVDSVRDDLVLMVSGQCVPAKIQEYAATSQSLRTKEEILSAMVVYGFLSYENGNVSIPNKELMDKFSDMLKKEASLGYVYQLAKASEKMLRATLAGDTNTMEQILELTHDTETPILSYNHETELSAVVNLVYLSARDAYRVEREEKAGKGFVDFIFYPETPAAEEGIILELKVNHSPEEAIHQIKEKKYLLRFWKRRRIDKKIQRILLVGIGYDKEKKKHRCKIERVEIQEDSTDIIQG; from the coding sequence ATGGGATTTTACTTAAACAGCATGGCAGCGTATACCTTATATGAAAATGAATCAAAGAAGCCTTATTTTGTAGATAAATCGCATATGTTGAAAGAACTGTTTCCGTTGATAAGTGAAGGAAACAATTATATCTGCCTGACACGTCCGAGAAGATTTGGAAAAACGATTATGGCAAATATGATTGCTTCATTTTTTTCAAAAGCCTGTGATTCAAAAACACTTTTCGATCGGCTTGCGGTTGCAGATGCAGAGGAGTACGAATGCTATCGAAATAAATATAATGTAGTGCACATTTCCTTTAACGATGTTCCCAGGGATTGTAGTTCTTATGAACAGTATATAGAGCGGATTGAGAAACGTCTGGGAAAAGACCTTATAAAAGAATTCCCAGATGTGGAGTTTGATTCGGAGGATGCTCTGTGGGACATGTTTATGACGCTTTATATGGAACATCCAAAGATCCAGTTCATATTTGTAATGGACGAGTGGGATTTTATATTCCATCAGGATTTTGTAACGGATACGGATAAAAAAGCATACCTTGCGTTTTTAAGAAGTCTGTTAAAAGACCGTCCTTACGTGCGTTTGGCTTATATGACAGGAATTTTGCCAATTTCAAAGTATTCAAGTGGTTCTGAACTGAATATGTTCGTGGAGTATACAATGGCAAAAAGTCGGATGTTTGGCGGATATTTTGGCTTTTCTGATTCAGAAGTGGATATGCTCTATGAAAGATACTGCAAAGTGCATGATTCGTCGTTTCTGGTTTCCAGGGAGGCATTAAAACAGTGGTATGACGGGTATGCTACGCCATCCGGAATACGTCTATATAATCCGCGTTCTGTTGTGTTGGCACTTAGCAATAACAGTCTGGACAATTACTGGACCAGCTCCGGGCCCTATGATGAAATATTCTATTATATCCGTAACAATGTAGATTCCGTGCGTGATGACCTCGTCCTGATGGTATCCGGTCAGTGCGTGCCTGCAAAGATTCAGGAGTATGCAGCCACTTCCCAGAGTCTTCGGACAAAGGAGGAGATTCTGTCGGCGATGGTTGTGTATGGCTTTTTAAGTTATGAAAACGGGAATGTGTCTATTCCTAACAAAGAGCTAATGGATAAGTTTTCCGATATGCTAAAAAAGGAAGCTTCTTTGGGATATGTATATCAGCTTGCCAAAGCATCAGAAAAAATGCTGCGAGCGACACTTGCCGGTGATACAAATACAATGGAGCAAATTCTGGAGTTGACACATGATACAGAGACGCCAATTCTCTCTTATAATCATGAGACGGAGCTTAGTGCGGTAGTAAACCTGGTCTATTTATCAGCAAGAGATGCATACCGGGTAGAGCGGGAAGAAAAAGCGGGAAAAGGTTTTGTAGACTTCATTTTTTATCCAGAGACACCTGCAGCAGAAGAAGGTATCATTCTGGAGTTGAAGGTGAATCATTCCCCGGAAGAGGCAATCCATCAGATTAAAGAAAAAAAATATCTGTTACGTTTTTGGAAAAGAAGACGGATAGATAAAAAAATACAGAGGATATTGCTGGTTGGCATTGGATATGATAAGGAAAAGAAAAAACATCGTTGTAAGATAGAGCGAGTGGAGATCCAGGAAGATAGCACAGACATAATACAAGGTTAG
- a CDS encoding sodium:solute symporter family protein translates to MNIFFIGMCITMAIYIIIGLIISKSVKDAEDFYVAGRNSPAILITGSLVASFIGVGLFMGDVGECYSGFFGPIILAVGILSIGYMVGSIAFGRYLRRSGVVTIPEFFGTRFHSKRMKMLATITSVFIMMVYMLSCVQGIGGLMKAVTQLDYKICVILTTITFTLITIFSGSKGVLITDTIMFGVFSIATIIGVLFISRATGGWINTVSSMAVYEELTDILSWHGNLNYNYSSGIENLIWAFGYGIAWMAVLMVAPWQSSRYLMARSEHDVIRSSIFATVSVFMIEFLMCMAGVFTHKINPNLESPSHALIWASMNVIPKVFGIIILSGVLAAGISSATTFLSLIGSNVANDILNIKSGDKSIRISRLSMIVVSSIIALLCIFSPPKIFWITHLGATIIASSWLPVAMASVWSKRITEKGAFWGMLLGFLVSASMKSFLVINDLSVPMYFDPFFIGVIASILGIVIGSKTSKITQAEIEARSKLFIIPDSEFDKKQVKKTKVFSIFSLPLSLTVVSVLLFLWIIPYLNGLK, encoded by the coding sequence ATGAACATATTTTTTATTGGAATGTGCATAACGATGGCAATTTATATTATTATTGGATTAATTATAAGTAAAAGCGTAAAAGATGCGGAAGACTTTTATGTTGCAGGAAGAAATTCCCCAGCTATTTTGATAACCGGCTCGCTTGTTGCATCATTTATTGGCGTTGGATTATTCATGGGGGATGTGGGCGAATGTTACAGCGGATTTTTCGGGCCAATCATTCTTGCGGTTGGAATACTTTCTATTGGATATATGGTAGGCTCTATAGCTTTTGGAAGATACCTCAGAAGAAGTGGTGTTGTTACAATACCTGAATTTTTTGGAACACGTTTTCACTCAAAACGAATGAAAATGCTTGCCACGATAACAAGTGTATTCATCATGATGGTATACATGCTTTCATGTGTTCAGGGTATAGGGGGATTAATGAAAGCTGTGACTCAGCTTGATTACAAAATCTGTGTTATTCTTACTACGATTACATTTACCTTGATTACTATTTTTTCGGGATCTAAAGGAGTGCTGATAACGGATACGATTATGTTTGGCGTTTTTTCAATTGCAACGATTATCGGGGTACTATTTATCTCGAGGGCGACAGGAGGATGGATAAATACTGTTTCATCTATGGCGGTATATGAAGAACTTACTGATATCCTTTCCTGGCATGGTAATTTGAATTATAATTACAGTAGCGGAATAGAGAATCTTATCTGGGCATTTGGATATGGCATCGCATGGATGGCAGTTTTAATGGTAGCTCCTTGGCAGTCCAGCCGCTATCTTATGGCGAGAAGTGAGCATGATGTTATCCGCTCGTCAATTTTTGCTACTGTCAGTGTTTTTATGATAGAATTTTTAATGTGCATGGCAGGGGTATTTACACACAAGATAAATCCGAATTTGGAGAGCCCTTCTCATGCTCTGATCTGGGCTTCAATGAATGTTATACCAAAGGTATTTGGTATTATTATTTTGTCAGGTGTGCTCGCTGCTGGAATCTCTTCGGCAACTACTTTTTTGTCGTTGATTGGATCAAATGTAGCGAATGATATTCTAAATATTAAGTCTGGTGATAAGAGTATACGAATTAGCAGGCTGTCTATGATAGTTGTTTCTTCAATTATTGCCCTGCTATGTATTTTCAGTCCGCCTAAGATTTTTTGGATTACGCATCTTGGGGCGACAATCATTGCCAGTTCATGGCTTCCTGTTGCAATGGCAAGTGTATGGAGTAAACGGATAACAGAAAAAGGAGCTTTTTGGGGAATGCTTCTAGGATTTCTTGTCAGTGCTTCAATGAAATCCTTCCTGGTTATCAATGATTTAAGTGTGCCAATGTATTTTGATCCATTTTTTATAGGTGTTATTGCCAGTATACTTGGAATTGTAATAGGATCGAAAACTTCAAAGATAACACAAGCAGAGATAGAAGCTCGAAGTAAACTCTTTATCATTCCAGATAGTGAATTTGATAAAAAGCAAGTAAAAAAAACAAAAGTATTTTCGATATTTTCTTTGCCTCTGAGCCTGACTGTTGTATCTGTATTGCTCTTTCTCTGGATTATTCCTTATTTGAATGGATTGAAATGA
- a CDS encoding thiolase family protein — protein MKDVVIVSACRTAVGSYGGGLKTVSAIDMGAIVVAEAVKRAGIRPEDVDEVIIGNVGEVAENGFIARSISLKAGMPKETTAYSVNRQCGSGLQAIADAMMEIQTGHADIVVAGGTENLSQLPYYVKDARWGARMGHKTFEDGVIDILTWPLNGQHNGVSAENVAKKYNVSREEQDEFALRSHERAVAAIKAGKFKEEIVPVEVKGRKGKITVFDTDEGPREDESMEMLKKLRPCFVTDGTGSVTAGNSSSLNDAASAVVVMSKEVAEKLNITSQLQVVDFLIAGNEPELFGYAPKYSSEQLAEKVGVDVKDIDMFEINEAFASQSVAVARDLGLDMEKVNIYGGGISIGHPLGATGAVLTTKVFYELLRTDKKDAMISMCIGGGQGISMYLKKCES, from the coding sequence ATGAAAGATGTAGTAATAGTAAGTGCATGCAGAACGGCTGTTGGTTCATACGGAGGTGGACTTAAGACGGTTTCTGCTATTGACATGGGAGCGATTGTTGTAGCTGAAGCAGTGAAGCGTGCAGGAATTAGGCCGGAGGACGTGGACGAAGTTATTATCGGTAATGTCGGAGAGGTCGCTGAGAATGGATTTATTGCAAGAAGTATTAGTCTGAAGGCAGGTATGCCAAAGGAGACAACAGCGTACTCTGTTAATCGTCAGTGCGGATCCGGGCTTCAGGCAATTGCAGATGCGATGATGGAAATCCAGACCGGTCATGCGGATATCGTGGTAGCAGGAGGCACGGAAAACTTGTCTCAGCTTCCGTATTACGTGAAGGACGCACGCTGGGGTGCAAGAATGGGACACAAAACTTTTGAAGACGGCGTCATCGATATTCTCACATGGCCGTTGAATGGACAACACAATGGTGTTTCCGCCGAAAATGTAGCGAAGAAATACAATGTATCCAGAGAAGAACAGGATGAATTTGCACTTCGCAGTCATGAACGGGCGGTTGCGGCTATCAAAGCCGGAAAGTTTAAAGAAGAGATTGTTCCGGTTGAGGTGAAGGGGCGTAAAGGAAAAATTACTGTATTTGACACCGATGAGGGGCCACGTGAGGACGAGAGTATGGAAATGTTGAAAAAGCTCCGCCCGTGCTTTGTTACAGACGGCACAGGCTCCGTTACGGCCGGCAATTCCTCAAGCCTGAATGATGCGGCTTCTGCAGTTGTCGTAATGTCAAAAGAAGTGGCTGAGAAGCTTAATATTACATCACAGCTTCAGGTTGTAGATTTTCTGATTGCAGGAAATGAGCCGGAGCTTTTCGGATATGCACCAAAGTACTCAAGTGAACAGCTTGCAGAGAAAGTTGGTGTGGATGTGAAGGATATTGATATGTTTGAAATCAATGAAGCGTTTGCAAGCCAGTCCGTAGCAGTTGCAAGGGATTTGGGGCTTGATATGGAAAAGGTGAATATTTACGGCGGAGGTATCTCCATCGGACATCCGCTTGGCGCCACAGGTGCAGTCCTGACGACAAAGGTTTTCTATGAGCTGCTAAGAACAGATAAGAAAGATGCCATGATTTCTATGTGTATCGGCGGTGGACAGGGAATTTCAATGTATTTGAAAAAATGCGAATCATAA
- the fabG gene encoding 3-oxoacyl-ACP reductase FabG, translating to MRLENKVAIVTGSGRGLGRGIAVKLAKEGAKVVAADMIPADETVKEIEEYGGTACAFTVNVAKQEEMQALVKFAVDTYGTLDIMVNNAGINRDGMLHKMPVENWNIVIDVDLTGTFYGTQEAVKYMREKGYGRIINISSGSWLGNVGQANYAAAKAGVVGLTKTAARENARKGITCNVICPGFIETDMTMKLKEVNGGTAWDSMLKRIPAGYAGKPEDVGNMVAFLASDEAAYVTSEVINVGGGMIV from the coding sequence ATGAGATTAGAGAATAAAGTTGCGATTGTGACAGGATCAGGAAGAGGTCTTGGGAGAGGTATTGCTGTAAAACTTGCGAAGGAAGGGGCAAAGGTAGTTGCAGCCGATATGATTCCGGCAGATGAGACGGTAAAAGAAATTGAGGAATATGGCGGAACAGCATGTGCATTTACAGTCAATGTGGCAAAACAAGAGGAAATGCAGGCTTTGGTAAAATTTGCGGTCGACACCTACGGCACTTTAGACATCATGGTGAATAATGCAGGGATTAATCGGGATGGGATGCTTCACAAGATGCCAGTGGAAAACTGGAATATAGTCATCGATGTTGATTTGACCGGAACATTTTATGGAACGCAGGAAGCCGTAAAATACATGCGTGAGAAGGGGTATGGCCGCATTATCAATATTTCTTCGGGAAGCTGGCTTGGCAATGTCGGACAGGCTAACTATGCGGCAGCAAAGGCTGGCGTAGTCGGGCTTACGAAGACGGCAGCGCGGGAGAATGCCCGCAAAGGAATCACCTGCAATGTCATTTGTCCCGGATTTATTGAGACGGATATGACTATGAAGCTAAAAGAAGTCAATGGCGGTACAGCATGGGACAGCATGCTGAAGCGCATTCCTGCAGGATATGCCGGAAAACCGGAGGACGTGGGAAATATGGTGGCATTTCTGGCTTCTGACGAGGCTGCTTATGTCACTTCTGAAGTGATTAATGTAGGTGGCGGAATGATTGTATAA
- a CDS encoding CoA-transferase, which yields MIKANFITPQEAAGYIKDGMTVCPIGMTLVSASESILKAIEQSFLDTGHPRGITLLHSCGQSDRKDGIQHFAHEGLVKRIIGSHWGLQPRWMEMIANNKVEAYCLPQGQIAQLYRSMACGLPGKMSKVGLGTFVDPRFEGGKMNGRTKSLEDLVEILDYHGEPYMFYKEIPIDVCIIRGTQCDEMGNFTTEEEAMKLEVLPAVMAAKRNGGKVIAQVKRVVQTGTLNPKNVTVPGVFIDGIVICENPEIDHRQTSSWVFDPSYSGQARVPQNAIEPLPMNVRKFIGRRAIEEVYPGCVINLGTGIPNDVIGNISAEEDINDEIMITVESGIYGGVQAGGIDFGIGRNLYAMIGHHEQMDYYNGAGVDITFMGFGELDGEGNVNATKMGPKCTGCGGFIDITQNAKKVVFCGTFTAAGCEFSFEGGKLNIVREGRIRKMVSRVAQYSFNGALSREKMQKVYIVTERAVFRLIPEGVELIEIAPGVDLQTQVLDMMDFRPIIAENLKLMDVNLFSAGPVGMKDMIMAKENDE from the coding sequence ATGATAAAAGCGAATTTTATTACTCCACAGGAGGCAGCCGGGTATATTAAGGACGGTATGACTGTCTGCCCGATTGGCATGACATTGGTAAGTGCCAGTGAGTCCATATTGAAAGCAATCGAACAGTCATTTTTGGATACAGGACATCCCAGGGGAATCACTCTGCTTCATTCCTGTGGGCAGAGCGACCGAAAGGACGGAATTCAGCATTTCGCTCATGAAGGGCTTGTGAAAAGAATCATTGGATCCCATTGGGGATTACAGCCAAGATGGATGGAAATGATTGCCAATAATAAAGTAGAAGCATACTGTCTGCCCCAGGGACAAATCGCACAGCTCTATCGGAGTATGGCCTGCGGCCTCCCGGGGAAGATGTCAAAGGTTGGCCTTGGAACCTTTGTAGATCCGCGTTTCGAGGGTGGGAAAATGAATGGACGTACAAAATCTTTGGAAGACCTTGTGGAAATTTTGGATTATCACGGAGAGCCTTATATGTTCTATAAAGAGATTCCGATTGATGTGTGCATTATCCGGGGCACACAATGTGATGAGATGGGCAATTTCACGACAGAGGAGGAAGCTATGAAGCTGGAGGTGCTTCCGGCAGTCATGGCAGCAAAACGAAATGGAGGAAAGGTTATTGCACAGGTAAAACGAGTTGTCCAGACCGGTACGCTGAATCCTAAAAACGTCACTGTGCCCGGTGTATTTATTGACGGAATTGTGATTTGCGAGAATCCGGAAATCGATCACAGGCAGACATCTTCATGGGTATTTGATCCTTCCTATAGTGGCCAGGCAAGAGTGCCGCAGAATGCGATTGAACCATTGCCTATGAATGTTCGAAAATTTATCGGCAGAAGGGCGATTGAGGAAGTCTATCCGGGCTGTGTAATCAATCTGGGAACCGGAATTCCTAATGATGTCATTGGGAATATCAGCGCGGAGGAGGATATCAACGACGAGATTATGATTACCGTGGAGTCGGGCATTTACGGAGGTGTACAGGCTGGCGGGATTGATTTTGGTATTGGGCGGAACCTATATGCCATGATAGGACATCATGAGCAGATGGATTATTATAATGGCGCGGGGGTGGATATTACCTTCATGGGCTTTGGAGAACTGGACGGTGAGGGGAATGTTAACGCCACAAAAATGGGACCGAAATGTACGGGCTGCGGCGGATTTATTGATATTACACAAAATGCAAAGAAGGTTGTATTCTGTGGAACCTTTACTGCAGCCGGCTGTGAGTTTTCCTTTGAAGGAGGAAAACTGAATATTGTAAGGGAAGGCAGAATCCGTAAAATGGTATCTCGTGTGGCGCAGTATTCGTTCAACGGAGCACTCTCCAGAGAGAAAATGCAAAAAGTATATATTGTGACAGAGCGTGCAGTATTTAGGTTAATTCCGGAAGGTGTAGAACTGATTGAAATCGCGCCGGGTGTAGATCTACAGACTCAGGTGTTGGACATGATGGATTTCAGACCGATTATAGCCGAAAATCTCAAACTCATGGATGTGAATTTGTTTAGCGCCGGACCGGTCGGAATGAAGGATATGATTATGGCGAAGGAAAATGATGAATAA
- a CDS encoding class I adenylate-forming enzyme family protein has product MVDGNALWSPEITKAMEKRQVFDGKEIDTFTDMPENLYEALKKTSSLYPKKIALVDDRENVCTYWQLLTYSQELAAYLYKERKIRKQSHVGILLYNSVEFCVAFLSLIRLGAVAVPLPSKFKRDEVLSLAKLAEVGFVVCDEAYANWFEGMYPKEQVLVISGSGICCGYEKVYKNWASRAKDVAEVNKFSSGGSDDISLIMFTSGTTSKSKALQIRNYNIMHAVEAYRRILHITEKDISVIATPIYHITGLVALLGLFVYTGGTLHLHKFFDAKRVIADARTYGFTFIHASPTVFYLLLQAGEHTPAIPGLVSFACGSGNMPKDKMMSLHRWLPNSQFHTVYGLTETSSPAAIFPDDAAVSGRIGSSGLPIPGIRFKIVDEDNKELPCGQVGEIAVSGSVVLDSYYKQETDNLTDGWLYTGDLGYFDEENYLYVVDRKKDMINRGGEKIWCYDVENAIAGMEEILDSAVVGIPDEMYGEVAAAIVRLKKGSGLTVEKIQQYLYGRMAKYKVPVKIRMVETVPKTPNGKTDKIRIRKMLMED; this is encoded by the coding sequence ATGGTAGATGGAAATGCCTTATGGAGTCCTGAGATTACAAAAGCTATGGAAAAACGGCAGGTATTTGATGGAAAAGAGATTGATACATTTACAGATATGCCGGAAAATCTTTATGAAGCTCTGAAGAAAACATCTTCTTTGTATCCGAAGAAAATTGCTCTGGTGGATGACAGAGAGAACGTCTGTACATACTGGCAGCTGCTTACATACAGCCAGGAGCTGGCGGCATATTTGTATAAGGAACGGAAGATACGAAAACAAAGTCATGTAGGAATCCTCCTATACAACAGCGTGGAGTTCTGTGTCGCATTTCTGTCTTTGATCAGGCTTGGAGCGGTGGCTGTGCCGCTTCCGAGTAAGTTTAAACGAGACGAGGTACTTTCCCTTGCAAAACTTGCTGAAGTGGGATTTGTGGTCTGTGATGAAGCCTATGCAAACTGGTTTGAGGGAATGTATCCCAAGGAACAGGTTTTGGTTATCTCCGGATCCGGCATTTGCTGCGGATATGAGAAGGTTTACAAAAACTGGGCAAGCCGTGCAAAGGATGTGGCGGAAGTAAACAAATTCTCATCAGGAGGTTCTGATGACATATCCCTCATTATGTTTACCTCCGGAACTACGTCAAAAAGTAAGGCTTTGCAGATTAGAAATTACAATATCATGCATGCAGTAGAAGCATATCGGCGTATTCTTCACATCACAGAGAAGGATATATCAGTGATTGCAACTCCAATCTATCATATTACAGGACTTGTTGCCCTGTTAGGACTATTTGTTTATACCGGGGGCACTCTGCATTTACATAAATTTTTTGATGCTAAACGAGTCATAGCCGATGCGAGAACATATGGGTTTACATTTATTCATGCCTCGCCGACTGTATTTTATCTGCTTTTGCAGGCCGGGGAGCATACTCCTGCAATTCCGGGTCTGGTTTCTTTCGCTTGTGGAAGTGGAAATATGCCAAAAGACAAGATGATGAGTCTGCACAGATGGCTTCCGAATTCACAGTTTCATACGGTATACGGACTGACAGAGACGAGTTCACCTGCTGCGATTTTCCCGGATGACGCAGCAGTAAGCGGACGTATTGGGTCCTCCGGCCTCCCGATTCCGGGGATACGATTTAAGATTGTAGATGAAGATAATAAGGAACTTCCCTGTGGCCAGGTAGGGGAAATCGCGGTAAGTGGTAGTGTCGTACTGGATAGTTATTATAAGCAGGAGACGGACAATCTGACAGACGGCTGGCTTTATACAGGGGATCTGGGTTATTTCGACGAAGAGAATTATCTTTATGTAGTAGATCGAAAAAAAGATATGATTAACCGAGGTGGTGAAAAAATCTGGTGTTATGACGTAGAGAATGCGATTGCCGGAATGGAAGAGATTTTGGATTCCGCAGTTGTTGGTATACCGGACGAGATGTACGGGGAGGTTGCCGCAGCTATCGTACGGCTCAAAAAGGGAAGCGGCTTAACAGTAGAAAAAATACAGCAGTATCTGTATGGCAGAATGGCGAAATATAAGGTACCGGTGAAAATCAGGATGGTGGAAACGGTGCCAAAAACGCCAAATGGAAAAACAGATAAAATCAGGATCAGGAAAATGCTAATGGAGGATTGA
- a CDS encoding SDR family oxidoreductase, producing the protein MNIFINKFSLEGKKAIVTGGARGLCNGMAQALHDAGAEVVLLDIMDMVEESAAKMGAVGAKVHAVKGDLSKPETLKNVYEECLEKLGGRVDIFLNGAGIQYRCPAVDFPADKWQKILDINLSAVFYMSQLAGRTMLKQNYGRIINVASMTVYFASVLIPAYSASKAGVAQITKALSNEWASSGVTVNAIAPGYMATELTANMKEVNPKQYEEITSRIPMGRWGNMEDLQGTVVFLASDAAAYISGAVIPVDGGFMGK; encoded by the coding sequence ATGAATATATTTATAAACAAATTCAGTTTGGAAGGAAAAAAAGCTATTGTAACCGGCGGCGCAAGGGGGCTCTGCAATGGAATGGCCCAGGCACTACATGATGCAGGTGCCGAGGTAGTACTTTTGGATATTATGGACATGGTAGAGGAATCCGCAGCCAAAATGGGTGCAGTTGGAGCCAAAGTCCATGCGGTAAAGGGTGACTTGTCCAAGCCGGAAACACTGAAAAATGTGTATGAAGAATGTCTGGAAAAGCTGGGGGGACGAGTAGATATTTTCCTGAATGGCGCGGGAATTCAGTATCGTTGTCCGGCAGTTGATTTTCCGGCAGATAAATGGCAGAAAATACTGGATATTAATCTGAGCGCAGTATTCTACATGTCGCAGCTTGCAGGACGTACTATGCTGAAACAGAATTATGGAAGAATCATCAATGTTGCTTCTATGACGGTATATTTTGCGAGCGTGTTGATTCCTGCCTATAGTGCCAGCAAAGCCGGCGTAGCACAGATAACAAAAGCTTTGTCTAATGAGTGGGCCTCAAGCGGAGTGACTGTCAATGCGATTGCACCGGGATATATGGCGACAGAGTTGACGGCAAATATGAAGGAAGTGAATCCAAAACAGTATGAGGAGATTACTTCCAGAATCCCGATGGGGCGTTGGGGAAATATGGAGGATCTTCAGGGAACAGTCGTTTTTCTGGCTTCCGATGCGGCCGCCTATATTTCCGGAGCAGTTATTCCTGTAGACGGAGGATTTATGGGGAAATAG
- a CDS encoding IclR family transcriptional regulator, with protein sequence MVQSLARGIEILLLLQKRESATIVEIAEVLDVDKSTVSRLMSTLMQYDMVSINPSNKKYRLGFRLMYLGEGVKKDFNIVNVARPYIHMICDEVKESVHLATLGNRKMYIADQILSHKPYNISAQIGMIEPWHCSSVGKCLLAFKSQSYIEEIFHDYEFKKYTPNTITTYEELKEELEKIREQRYALDNEEFSQGVCCVAVPIFHYGRNVNSCLGISVPKEQMTKENIKKYVHCMKKYSRLISEELGCESHLS encoded by the coding sequence ATGGTACAGTCATTGGCAAGAGGTATTGAAATACTGTTGTTACTTCAGAAAAGAGAAAGTGCGACGATCGTTGAAATTGCTGAAGTTCTTGATGTTGATAAAAGCACGGTTTCCCGGCTTATGTCAACATTGATGCAGTATGATATGGTCAGCATTAATCCGTCAAATAAAAAGTATCGTTTGGGTTTTCGGCTGATGTACCTTGGCGAGGGAGTCAAGAAAGATTTTAATATTGTCAATGTGGCGCGGCCTTATATACATATGATCTGTGATGAGGTAAAGGAAAGCGTTCATCTGGCAACTTTGGGAAATCGTAAGATGTATATTGCGGATCAGATTCTGAGCCACAAGCCGTACAATATTTCGGCTCAAATCGGAATGATTGAGCCGTGGCATTGTTCCTCTGTGGGAAAATGCCTGTTGGCTTTTAAATCACAATCCTATATTGAAGAAATCTTTCATGACTACGAATTCAAAAAATACACACCTAACACAATTACGACTTATGAGGAGTTAAAGGAAGAACTGGAAAAGATACGGGAACAGCGTTATGCACTGGATAACGAAGAGTTTTCGCAGGGAGTGTGCTGCGTGGCAGTCCCTATTTTCCATTACGGCAGGAATGTCAATAGTTGTCTGGGAATTTCTGTACCGAAAGAGCAGATGACAAAAGAAAATATAAAAAAGTATGTACATTGTATGAAAAAGTACAGCCGCCTGATCAGCGAAGAGTTGGGCTGTGAAAGTCACTTAAGCTAA
- a CDS encoding RpiB/LacA/LacB family sugar-phosphate isomerase → MKIAVINEVSASPKNEDIVNALHQSTDAEVINIGMQSPQQAPSLTYIHTSYIAAILLNTGCCDFVISGCGTGQGFLNAVLQFPGVTCGLIVDPLDAWLFSQINGGNCISLPLNKGYGWAGNVNLRYIFEKLFADPAEGGYPKERAESQQQSRRILSDISRISHKDFMDILKDSDPEILKTIADCEQFMKVLKDGSQKAKKVFELLNNTK, encoded by the coding sequence ATGAAGATAGCAGTTATCAATGAAGTAAGTGCTTCACCTAAGAATGAGGATATTGTAAATGCACTGCATCAGTCTACAGACGCGGAGGTAATCAATATTGGAATGCAGAGTCCGCAGCAGGCGCCGTCTTTGACCTACATTCATACCAGTTACATAGCGGCAATCCTCCTAAATACCGGATGCTGTGATTTTGTGATTAGCGGCTGCGGAACCGGGCAGGGATTCCTAAACGCTGTTCTGCAATTTCCAGGAGTGACATGTGGATTAATTGTCGACCCGTTGGACGCCTGGCTTTTTTCACAGATTAACGGAGGAAACTGTATCTCATTGCCCTTGAATAAAGGGTATGGATGGGCTGGAAATGTCAATTTAAGATACATTTTTGAAAAATTGTTCGCAGATCCTGCAGAAGGAGGGTATCCGAAGGAAAGAGCAGAAAGTCAGCAGCAAAGTCGCCGTATATTGTCTGATATTTCGAGAATTTCTCACAAAGATTTTATGGATATCCTAAAAGATTCAGATCCGGAAATTTTGAAAACAATTGCAGATTGCGAACAATTTATGAAGGTCCTAAAAGATGGATCACAAAAGGCAAAGAAGGTATTTGAATTGTTGAATAATACGAAATAG